One region of Wyeomyia smithii strain HCP4-BCI-WySm-NY-G18 chromosome 3, ASM2978416v1, whole genome shotgun sequence genomic DNA includes:
- the LOC129728399 gene encoding uncharacterized protein LOC129728399 — protein MDEEEHYPLAARAIAMDTYMDDVLTGSDNVTEATNLRMQLEALMESGGFHMRKWASNSAEVLDGIPEDSLAIQDSLGVTLDPDPVIKTLGLIWHPGKDVFGFGFNIPPLSEVTTLSRWQLLSIIATLFDPLGLVGATITMAKLFMQLSWTLKDKDEQRLGWDESLPLEKL, from the exons ATGGATGAGGAGGAACACTATCCACTCGCTGCAAGGGCAATCGCAATGGATACATACATGGATGACGTGCTAACGGGTTCGGACAATGTAACAGAGGCCACCAACCTGAGAATGCAGCTTGAAGCGTTGATGGAAAGCGGCGGATTTCATATGAGGAAATGGGCATCGAATTCGGCAGAGGTTTTAGACGGAATCCCGGAAGACAGTTTGGCAATTCAAGATTCGCTAGGAGTTACATTGGATCCAGATCCAGTCATAAAGACTCTAGGGTTGATATGGCATCCGGGGAAGGATGTCTTCGGCTTTGGGTTCAATATTCCACCCTTAAGCGAGGTAACAACACTATCAAGATGGCAATTACTTTCAATTATAGCGACACTTTTCGATCCGCTTGGGCTGGTGGGAGCTACAATTACGATGGCGAAATTGTTTATGCAGCTGTCATGGACCCTGAAGGATAAGGATGAACAGAGGCTCGGCTGGGATGAATCTCTTCCCTTGGAG AAGCTGTAG